One genomic window of Sphingopyxis sp. OPL5 includes the following:
- the surE gene encoding 5'/3'-nucleotidase SurE, with amino-acid sequence MRILLTNDDGYHAPGFAVLEAIARQLSDDIWVCAPAEEQSGAGHSLTLSRPVRVRQHAERRWSCTGTPTDSVMMAIGKLMPEKPDLILSGVNRGANLGDDVTYSGTVSAAIEGALAGIRSIALSQVYAKEGMGDTVPFGAAEAWGAKVLRPLLAMDMAPRTMININFPALPADAVKGIRVTRQGFHDYGRGSIVEGTDPRGYRYYWFGLHGIEHSLGHDSDLEAIDDGYIAVTPLQLDLTHDASLAALRAAYG; translated from the coding sequence GTGCGCATCCTCCTCACCAACGACGACGGCTATCACGCCCCCGGTTTCGCGGTTCTCGAAGCGATCGCCCGCCAGCTCAGCGACGATATCTGGGTCTGCGCCCCCGCCGAGGAACAATCGGGCGCCGGCCATTCGCTCACCCTCTCGCGCCCGGTGCGCGTCCGCCAGCACGCCGAACGCCGCTGGTCGTGCACCGGCACGCCGACCGATTCGGTGATGATGGCGATCGGCAAGCTGATGCCCGAAAAGCCCGACCTCATCCTCTCGGGGGTCAACCGCGGCGCCAATCTCGGCGACGATGTGACCTATTCGGGCACGGTCTCGGCGGCGATCGAAGGCGCGCTCGCGGGCATCCGCTCGATCGCGCTCAGCCAGGTTTACGCCAAAGAGGGCATGGGCGACACCGTCCCCTTCGGCGCCGCCGAAGCCTGGGGCGCCAAGGTGCTGCGCCCGCTGCTGGCCATGGACATGGCGCCGCGCACGATGATCAACATCAACTTCCCGGCCCTGCCCGCCGACGCGGTCAAGGGCATCCGCGTCACCCGCCAGGGCTTCCACGACTATGGCCGCGGCTCGATCGTCGAAGGCACCGACCCGCGCGGCTATCGCTATTACTGGTTCGGGCTGCACGGTATCGAGCACAGCCTCGGCCACGACAGCGATCTGGAAGCGATCGACGACGGCTATATCGCGGTCACCCCGCTCCAGCTCGACCTGACCCACGATGCGTCGCTGGCGGCATTGCGGGCGGCCTACGGCTGA
- a CDS encoding SOS response-associated peptidase: MTRLYRLDASAADIAACFGAQAGKDPWVGDYVAPGRPAPVVVRDAKSRIRRVRPMFWGVPPPPSGTDPITSARNLDSPFWVGTLRHTEFRCLIPATSFALWSGPDGARRQHWFAVADQPIFAIAGIIRFADEIPTFAMLTTDPNRLVAHHHSGAMPLILPAEAQERWLTADWKDARALVTPFPGQAMTVSDTPPQ, translated from the coding sequence ATGACCCGCCTCTACCGCCTCGACGCCTCCGCCGCCGACATCGCGGCCTGTTTCGGCGCACAGGCGGGCAAGGACCCATGGGTGGGCGACTATGTCGCCCCCGGCCGTCCCGCGCCGGTCGTGGTCCGCGACGCGAAGTCGCGTATACGCCGCGTCCGGCCGATGTTCTGGGGCGTACCGCCACCACCGAGCGGCACCGACCCGATCACCAGCGCGCGCAACCTCGACAGCCCCTTCTGGGTCGGCACGCTGCGCCACACCGAATTCCGCTGCCTGATCCCCGCGACCAGTTTTGCCTTATGGTCGGGACCGGACGGCGCGCGGCGCCAGCACTGGTTCGCGGTTGCGGACCAGCCGATCTTCGCCATCGCGGGCATCATCCGCTTCGCCGACGAAATCCCCACCTTCGCGATGCTGACGACCGACCCCAACCGGCTGGTCGCGCACCATCACAGCGGCGCGATGCCGCTGATCCTGCCTGCCGAAGCGCAGGAACGCTGGCTGACCGCCGACTGGAAGGACGCCCGCGCCCTCGTCACGCCCTTCCCCGGCCAGGCGATGACGGTGTCGGATACACCGCCCCAATAA
- a CDS encoding M23 family metallopeptidase, which produces MGDHHRIFAIPLLAAPLAACIPASAPPQRPAPPVVATPAPPSLADNPLGYDDVSGGDSKPTWVLQPVAAKAREVPASLYTVRPGDTLRAIGEMTHAGSEAIAMENDLAPPYTLVPGQRLRIPAGLYHRVAAGETGIGIAHAYGADWGEIVTINALAEPYILRVGQRLRLPANARPLTPKQVDVATRAAAFSLDIDDIATGSQPALAANKAPAAASAAPRKPVTAAIATPAAFTGRFVWPVPGKVIAKFGPLAPGKVNQGINIATPAGTPIHAVANGVVSYAGDQIAVYGGLILIDHGGGWVSAYGHAQQLDVRRGQSVKAGDVIGLAGATGQVQTPQLHFQLRKNRIPVDPLKQLPVR; this is translated from the coding sequence ATGGGGGACCACCATCGCATATTTGCTATACCGCTGCTCGCGGCGCCGCTCGCCGCCTGCATCCCCGCGTCGGCACCGCCTCAACGACCCGCGCCGCCGGTGGTCGCCACGCCCGCGCCGCCTTCGCTCGCGGACAACCCGCTCGGCTATGACGATGTATCGGGCGGTGACAGCAAGCCGACCTGGGTTCTCCAACCCGTCGCGGCCAAAGCCCGCGAGGTTCCCGCCAGCCTCTACACCGTCCGTCCCGGCGACACGCTACGCGCGATCGGCGAGATGACCCACGCCGGTTCCGAAGCGATCGCGATGGAGAACGACCTCGCGCCGCCCTACACACTCGTCCCCGGCCAGCGCCTGCGCATCCCCGCCGGCCTCTATCACCGCGTCGCGGCGGGCGAGACCGGCATCGGCATCGCACACGCCTATGGCGCCGACTGGGGCGAGATCGTCACGATCAACGCGCTCGCCGAACCCTATATATTGCGCGTCGGCCAGCGGCTGCGCCTGCCCGCCAATGCCCGACCACTCACCCCCAAACAGGTCGATGTCGCGACCCGCGCCGCAGCGTTCAGCCTCGACATCGACGATATCGCGACCGGCAGCCAGCCCGCGCTCGCCGCCAACAAGGCTCCCGCCGCCGCCAGCGCCGCCCCGCGCAAGCCGGTCACCGCCGCCATCGCTACCCCCGCCGCCTTCACCGGTCGCTTCGTCTGGCCGGTGCCCGGCAAGGTCATCGCCAAATTCGGTCCGCTCGCGCCAGGCAAGGTCAATCAGGGCATCAATATCGCGACCCCCGCCGGCACCCCGATCCATGCTGTCGCCAACGGCGTCGTCTCCTATGCCGGCGACCAGATCGCGGTCTATGGCGGGCTGATCCTGATCGATCATGGCGGCGGCTGGGTCAGCGCCTATGGCCATGCCCAGCAACTCGACGTCCGGCGCGGCCAGTCGGTCAAGGCCGGCGACGTCATCGGCCTCGCCGGCGCGACGGGTCAGGTCCAGACCCCGCAGCTCCACTTCCAGCTCCGCAAGAACCGCATCCCCGTCGATCCGCTCAAGCAACTGCCCGTACGATGA